One Polynucleobacter sp. MG-5-Ahmo-C2 genomic window carries:
- a CDS encoding methyl-accepting chemotaxis protein, which yields MMKLKTGLPTIPYLPVKVGLIGMLLTALLMAGLLLTNTQAWTPEFKIVIKPSSSASSANSSAESVKTEAPAPVDLNKLKELIAQNRIFLNTAYAEKKAPDPVSDEVRNLADRVTQDLADMNALWQSYLAGPLSAEEKTLAAQYTSDFDKLLNQSIKPTVDLLQVNYLSQASALLARTQGLQTQVMADLDALIKAQASTKLIALQKKSVPEVAPAAPSAPVTATVNSPSEASLDAPPAKSNTPSSIGDLPTDKLMIIAVGMLVMLSLALLILRTLKHSLGASPEELTKAAGYIASGQLDYRITLSAGDHSSAMAAIKAIQGEWKQFMLDTSILNAALQDGKLLGRRDPDQHRGAFYEFAQELNTTIDLAMQKGQVSESAQRNVQQALQKALEQAQEIPRALHNHDLSKRLSVDSELEEVNLLNKTMNQLLDKMEELGSFAQGQGVEIQKLAKDLTLYHASLIKGAEEQAQVLQGSNLKMQNLGDSTKQNAENAKQVRLMAVSATEMANTLTTEVGLAGIPVEKIDSINKVVERIASSTQYVSDMSANITTAALDQSLNLYEVNGAVSQVEKIAQKNVETMKDTALSGEMLLQHANALAQTFGQLTVSIPKTATTLPSTTLLDSPKSPELEAPTVTPAEKDPDWKLF from the coding sequence AGGTTGGCTTAATTGGGATGTTATTGACCGCCCTTCTAATGGCAGGCCTGCTCTTAACGAATACCCAAGCTTGGACCCCTGAATTCAAAATAGTGATCAAGCCGTCGAGCTCTGCATCATCCGCTAATTCTTCTGCAGAATCTGTGAAAACTGAGGCACCTGCACCTGTCGATTTAAATAAACTCAAAGAGTTGATTGCCCAAAATCGCATCTTCTTGAATACCGCTTATGCAGAGAAAAAAGCCCCTGATCCTGTTTCAGATGAGGTGCGCAATCTAGCGGACCGTGTTACTCAAGATCTCGCAGATATGAATGCTCTATGGCAGTCCTATTTAGCAGGTCCATTAAGCGCCGAAGAAAAAACTCTCGCTGCGCAATATACAAGCGATTTTGACAAACTGCTTAACCAATCTATCAAACCCACTGTTGATCTTTTGCAGGTGAACTACTTATCGCAAGCTAGTGCACTGCTTGCTCGCACCCAAGGCCTGCAAACACAAGTGATGGCTGATTTAGATGCGCTCATCAAAGCACAGGCGAGCACAAAACTCATTGCCCTGCAAAAGAAAAGTGTGCCAGAAGTTGCTCCAGCAGCACCCTCAGCTCCTGTAACTGCGACAGTTAATTCGCCTAGTGAAGCTTCTTTAGATGCTCCCCCAGCAAAATCAAATACTCCTTCTTCTATTGGCGACTTACCCACTGATAAGCTGATGATTATTGCCGTCGGTATGCTGGTTATGCTGAGCTTGGCCCTACTGATCCTAAGAACCCTGAAACATAGCCTAGGCGCTAGCCCTGAAGAATTAACTAAGGCTGCGGGCTATATCGCCAGCGGTCAATTGGATTACCGCATTACTTTAAGCGCTGGAGACCACAGTAGCGCAATGGCTGCCATCAAAGCAATTCAAGGTGAATGGAAGCAGTTCATGCTCGATACCAGCATATTGAATGCTGCCCTGCAAGACGGCAAGCTCTTAGGTCGCCGCGATCCTGATCAGCATCGCGGTGCCTTCTATGAATTTGCACAAGAGCTCAACACCACCATTGACCTGGCAATGCAAAAGGGTCAAGTCTCTGAGTCTGCCCAACGCAATGTTCAACAAGCACTCCAAAAAGCCTTAGAACAAGCCCAAGAAATACCTCGAGCGCTACATAATCATGATTTGAGCAAACGACTTTCGGTCGATAGTGAACTTGAAGAAGTGAATTTACTCAATAAAACCATGAATCAACTCCTTGATAAAATGGAAGAGCTTGGTAGCTTTGCCCAAGGTCAAGGGGTAGAAATTCAGAAGTTGGCTAAAGACTTAACGCTGTACCATGCAAGCCTGATCAAGGGAGCCGAAGAGCAGGCTCAAGTACTGCAAGGCTCTAACCTCAAGATGCAAAACTTGGGTGATAGCACCAAACAAAATGCTGAAAATGCCAAACAAGTACGTCTGATGGCAGTATCGGCCACTGAAATGGCCAATACGCTCACCACTGAGGTAGGTCTAGCAGGAATTCCTGTTGAAAAAATCGATAGTATTAATAAGGTGGTTGAGCGTATCGCCAGCTCCACACAATATGTCTCTGATATGAGCGCCAATATTACAACCGCTGCATTAGATCAGAGTCTGAACCTCTATGAGGTCAATGGCGCGGTATCTCAGGTAGAAAAAATTGCCCAGAAAAATGTAGAGACCATGAAAGATACCGCCCTTAGCGGGGAGATGCTGTTACAGCATGCCAATGCATTGGCGCAGACTTTTGGTCAATTAACAGTATCGATACCCAAAACAGCCACCACCCTGCCAAGTACGACTTTATTAGATAGCCCCAAGAGTCCAGAGCTTGAAGCTCCGACAGTCACCCCTGCTGAAAAAGACCCTGACTGGAAGCTGTTTTAA
- a CDS encoding glycosyltransferase: MSSNIDLVDIKTIFTPGLEDPDVKKIPKRFFSTWKTSLINSEQASYLKQFRELHPEFTFEFYDDDAMDQYMIDYWRDHPIFEVYKNSVYGASKADIWRYCILYHKGGIYLDFDSAILFDMNSIPENNRELISFESNKLDLFVTDESLPNFEFFKIRNFKKDELSHAEYPVLQWCLIFSKGHRILEIAINNIVEQSSFYINKVFTSAHNAIINFTAPIQLTNAVWKYVEEGNQVNQLGIDFNGLAAFKHLDNNTSYTQDSSNSYHKKENVQILKDSVRLNVGCGNNILKGYKNIDMYQYSPEVILMDIRQLSLPENSVDEIYAKDVIEHMGLPDAIKTLHHWGKLIKTGGKLIIQTTSFELMAEAYRVGKLSMSDLNYLMFAGVNWAEGRSDWCSEKVTEHDWHKSIYTKELISQILTKNNFEVQYVFFDDIETLSGEAFLGNISHGLNIRIRAVKL, from the coding sequence ATGAGTTCAAATATAGATTTGGTGGATATTAAAACCATTTTTACACCTGGATTAGAAGATCCAGATGTTAAGAAAATTCCTAAAAGATTTTTTTCAACCTGGAAAACAAGTTTAATAAATTCAGAGCAAGCTTCCTATTTGAAGCAATTTCGCGAGCTGCATCCAGAATTCACATTTGAATTTTATGATGATGACGCGATGGATCAATACATGATTGATTATTGGCGCGATCACCCAATTTTTGAGGTGTATAAGAATTCTGTATATGGAGCATCTAAAGCAGATATATGGAGATATTGCATTCTTTACCACAAAGGAGGGATATATTTAGACTTTGACTCAGCAATCCTATTTGATATGAATTCTATTCCAGAAAATAATAGAGAACTAATTAGCTTTGAAAGCAACAAGCTAGATTTATTCGTTACTGATGAAAGTCTTCCGAATTTCGAATTTTTTAAAATCAGGAATTTTAAAAAAGATGAATTGAGCCATGCAGAATATCCAGTACTTCAATGGTGCTTAATTTTCTCTAAAGGCCATAGGATTTTAGAAATAGCTATTAATAATATAGTTGAACAATCCAGTTTTTATATAAATAAAGTATTTACATCGGCGCACAATGCAATTATTAACTTTACAGCTCCTATACAACTAACAAATGCCGTTTGGAAATACGTAGAGGAAGGGAATCAAGTTAATCAGCTCGGCATTGATTTTAATGGGCTGGCAGCTTTTAAGCACCTAGATAACAATACTTCATACACTCAAGACTCATCAAACTCATATCATAAAAAAGAAAATGTCCAAATCCTGAAAGATTCAGTGAGATTAAATGTGGGCTGTGGCAATAATATTCTCAAGGGATACAAAAATATTGACATGTACCAATATTCACCCGAAGTGATACTTATGGACATTAGGCAGCTAAGTCTTCCCGAAAATTCCGTTGATGAAATTTATGCAAAGGATGTAATTGAGCACATGGGTCTTCCTGACGCAATAAAGACTTTGCACCACTGGGGAAAATTAATCAAAACAGGTGGGAAATTGATAATTCAAACTACCTCATTTGAATTGATGGCGGAGGCTTACAGAGTTGGTAAATTGTCAATGTCGGACCTCAACTACTTGATGTTTGCAGGGGTAAATTGGGCCGAAGGACGCTCAGACTGGTGCTCCGAAAAAGTTACAGAACATGACTGGCATAAATCTATCTATACAAAAGAGTTGATAAGTCAAATATTAACCAAGAATAACTTTGAAGTGCAATACGTTTTTTTTGACGACATCGAAACACTAAGTGGAGAGGCATTTTTAGGAAATATAAGTCATGGCCTAAACATACGAATTAGAGCAGTTAAGCTTTAA
- the flhA gene encoding flagellar biosynthesis protein FlhA, whose translation MNFTQFLDSLKNLNSKTIAGPVIIVLLLAMMILPIPAIGLDLLFTFNIALSILVLMIGLQTAKPLDFLAFPTVLLVTTMLRLSLNVASTRLVLTEGHTGPAAAGKVIEAFGHFLIGGNYAVGIVVFIILTIINFTVVTKGAGRIAEVGARFTLDAMPGKQMAIDADLNAGLIGQDEARSRRAEISQEAEFYGAMDGASKYVRGDAIAGILVIVINILGGLIVGMLQHDLSFSDAVKNYTLLAIGDGLVAQIPSLIISVAAGIVVSRVANNQDIGTQLTKQLFTNPKVLNITAMIIGGMGLIPGMPNLAFLLLAITLAAVAYSLKSQSKKLLESESQAKKEETQESIDATWDDVKPVDALSLEIGFRLVPLVDLRHGGDLIKRIKALRKKFAQDIGFLTPSIHISDNLELKPSEYSIKLKGVEIAKGESHYGQFLAINPGNAIGQLPGPDTTDPAFGLQATWIENDWREQAQSMGYTVVDASTVIATHLNHIIGMHASELLGHQEVQQLVTLLGRESPKLVEDLIPKLLTIAVVQKVLQNLLAEGVTIRDMRTIMETLIEYAPHTQDPAELTAKVRIKLGRAITHQLFPDSDEMSVISLENNLERLLMQAVSGSGENSSIEPGIAKTLANEANEAAKEQERNGHSPVLLVASPLRATLAKFLKRVTPNLRVLSHEELPDSKTIRVANLIGGSV comes from the coding sequence ATGAACTTCACGCAATTTTTAGACTCTCTTAAAAACCTCAATAGCAAAACGATTGCAGGACCGGTCATTATTGTTCTATTGTTAGCAATGATGATTTTGCCAATTCCCGCAATTGGCTTAGATCTTTTATTTACTTTTAATATTGCCTTGTCTATCTTGGTATTGATGATTGGCCTTCAGACTGCCAAGCCGCTGGATTTTCTAGCCTTTCCAACGGTGCTCTTAGTGACTACCATGTTGCGTCTGAGCTTAAACGTAGCCTCTACCCGCCTAGTATTGACTGAAGGTCATACTGGCCCTGCGGCAGCTGGTAAGGTCATTGAAGCTTTTGGACACTTCCTCATTGGCGGTAATTACGCTGTGGGTATTGTGGTCTTCATTATTTTGACCATTATTAACTTTACGGTTGTAACCAAAGGTGCCGGACGTATTGCTGAGGTTGGCGCTCGTTTTACTTTGGATGCGATGCCTGGCAAACAAATGGCGATTGACGCTGATTTGAATGCTGGCTTAATTGGTCAAGATGAAGCCCGCAGCCGTCGTGCTGAAATTAGTCAAGAGGCAGAATTTTATGGCGCAATGGATGGTGCCTCTAAATATGTGCGTGGCGATGCGATTGCAGGCATTCTGGTAATTGTGATTAATATCTTGGGTGGCTTGATTGTCGGCATGCTCCAGCATGATCTCAGTTTTAGTGATGCGGTAAAAAATTACACTCTGTTAGCGATTGGCGATGGCCTAGTTGCTCAAATTCCATCGCTCATTATTTCTGTTGCAGCGGGTATCGTAGTTTCACGCGTTGCCAATAACCAAGATATTGGTACCCAGTTAACCAAGCAACTCTTCACCAATCCAAAAGTACTAAATATCACCGCCATGATTATTGGTGGCATGGGCCTCATTCCAGGCATGCCAAACCTGGCATTCCTCTTGCTCGCTATTACCCTTGCCGCTGTAGCGTATTCATTAAAGAGTCAAAGTAAAAAATTGCTTGAGTCAGAATCACAAGCAAAGAAAGAAGAAACACAAGAGTCTATTGATGCTACCTGGGATGATGTGAAGCCGGTAGATGCGCTCAGTCTCGAGATTGGCTTTCGCCTCGTGCCATTGGTAGATTTGCGTCATGGCGGCGATCTAATTAAGCGGATCAAGGCATTGCGCAAGAAATTTGCTCAAGATATCGGCTTCTTAACACCGTCTATCCATATTTCCGATAACCTCGAACTCAAACCCTCTGAATACAGCATTAAATTAAAAGGGGTTGAAATTGCTAAGGGGGAATCCCATTACGGTCAATTCTTAGCCATTAATCCTGGTAACGCCATTGGTCAATTACCTGGACCAGATACCACCGATCCAGCTTTTGGCTTACAAGCGACCTGGATTGAGAATGATTGGCGCGAGCAAGCGCAAAGTATGGGGTACACCGTGGTGGATGCGAGTACCGTGATTGCAACGCATCTTAATCATATTATTGGCATGCATGCCTCAGAGCTATTAGGCCATCAAGAGGTTCAACAATTGGTCACCTTGCTTGGTAGAGAATCACCCAAATTGGTTGAAGATCTGATTCCAAAATTGCTCACAATCGCCGTCGTGCAAAAGGTTCTCCAAAATCTCTTAGCAGAAGGTGTCACGATTCGCGACATGCGTACCATTATGGAAACGCTCATTGAATATGCGCCCCACACTCAAGATCCTGCTGAACTGACTGCCAAAGTCAGAATTAAATTAGGTCGTGCGATTACCCATCAACTCTTCCCCGATAGTGACGAGATGTCAGTGATTTCTTTGGAGAACAATCTTGAACGTTTGTTGATGCAAGCAGTCAGCGGCTCTGGCGAGAATAGCTCGATTGAGCCTGGGATTGCTAAAACACTTGCCAATGAAGCCAATGAGGCTGCTAAAGAGCAAGAAAGAAATGGTCATTCACCAGTCTTGCTCGTTGCTTCACCCTTGCGCGCTACCTTAGCCAAATTTTTGAAGAGAGTGACGCCCAACCTGCGCGTTCTTTCTCATGAAGAATTACCCGATTCCAAAACTATCCGCGTTGCCAACTTAATTGGAGGTTCAGTATGA
- the flhF gene encoding flagellar biosynthesis protein FlhF translates to MTMKKFLAKTTRQALMQVKAELGEDATIISNRSINGWTEILARSESIALPGSRLLDSAMTSKQQAEKALQAKKVQETVDLLNGRSTHKAITPKTASSSTEIMAAQEQPVEIINHPQIQGMLKEMREMRNQFQAQLEALSNSTLEFSPNKRDLMSQFLSAGFNLDLAKRVIGKLPSDFSAKEAKPWAMNLLAKNMQVLENEAEIMNQHGIYALLGPTGVGKTTTIAKIASRFVLKHGNQDIALVSTDTYRIGGHEQLRIYGKILGVEVFAAKDAQELQQTLEKLQDKKLILIDMAGLSQKDKMVNSQLDMLCEASHDIKKIICLNASGTLDTLNNVSKTFAGRGLDGCIITKADEAIGLGGVINAVLQNKLKVLYLTNGQRVPEDITLVDKITLIEAAFKPEDSDDHLSIVRPEDLPAFFSKSVVTEQGHAQYA, encoded by the coding sequence ATGACCATGAAAAAATTTCTTGCCAAAACAACTCGTCAGGCTTTGATGCAAGTCAAAGCGGAGCTTGGTGAAGACGCTACGATTATCTCTAATCGCTCGATTAACGGCTGGACGGAAATTTTGGCGCGCAGTGAATCCATCGCCCTTCCTGGCTCCAGGCTTCTCGATAGCGCAATGACAAGCAAGCAACAGGCAGAAAAAGCCTTACAAGCCAAAAAAGTGCAAGAAACGGTCGATTTGCTCAATGGCAGATCTACTCATAAGGCGATTACCCCCAAGACAGCCTCTTCTTCAACAGAAATCATGGCGGCTCAAGAGCAACCGGTAGAGATCATTAACCATCCACAGATTCAGGGGATGCTTAAAGAAATGCGCGAGATGCGCAACCAGTTTCAAGCACAATTGGAGGCTCTCTCTAATAGCACCCTTGAGTTCAGTCCCAATAAACGAGATTTGATGAGCCAATTTCTATCTGCTGGCTTTAACTTAGATTTAGCCAAACGGGTGATTGGCAAGCTACCTTCGGATTTTTCAGCAAAAGAGGCAAAGCCTTGGGCGATGAACTTACTCGCTAAAAATATGCAGGTGCTAGAAAATGAAGCGGAGATCATGAATCAACACGGCATCTATGCCCTGCTGGGACCAACTGGCGTTGGCAAAACCACAACCATTGCCAAAATTGCTTCACGCTTTGTTCTGAAGCATGGCAATCAAGATATTGCCTTGGTGAGCACTGATACCTATCGAATTGGCGGCCATGAACAATTGCGTATTTATGGCAAGATTTTAGGCGTTGAAGTATTTGCCGCAAAAGACGCCCAAGAATTACAGCAAACTTTAGAGAAGTTACAAGATAAGAAACTCATCCTCATCGATATGGCTGGTTTAAGCCAAAAAGATAAGATGGTGAACAGTCAACTCGATATGCTGTGCGAGGCTTCACATGATATTAAAAAAATCATTTGTCTAAACGCCAGTGGCACCTTAGATACGCTCAATAATGTCAGCAAGACCTTTGCTGGCAGAGGCTTAGATGGCTGCATTATCACTAAAGCAGATGAGGCAATTGGCTTAGGTGGCGTTATCAATGCCGTTTTGCAAAATAAACTCAAGGTGCTCTACCTTACTAATGGTCAGCGCGTTCCAGAAGACATTACCCTGGTTGATAAAATTACCTTGATTGAAGCGGCATTTAAACCAGAAGATTCTGATGATCACCTCTCGATTGTGAGGCCAGAAGATCTGCCTGCTTTTTTCAGCAAATCTGTAGTAACGGAGCAAGGTCATGCACAATATGCTTAA
- the motD gene encoding flagellar motor protein MotD translates to MRRRKRQEDHEHHDRWLVSYADFITLLFAFFVVMYASSSINEKKYDALSNSLISAFAPIQTTEGDSKLDAKIKPSGDIAGTQTEQSPILIDPLGLIRLKRDMAFQKREKMNRVEKDLTKALKPLIEEGKIGVMQTSKGVRIDIIDSYLFSPGSANVTSPAALNTLSQIAPILAKSDQAIDIEGHTDNQPINTKAFNSNWELSAIRATTVLNILSQKGISEARLSATGFGSSRPIESNETVAGKAKNRRVSILLMNDSGQQPGSDITPAKVVQPNENKTQ, encoded by the coding sequence CTGCGGCGACGCAAACGCCAAGAAGATCATGAGCACCATGATCGCTGGTTGGTGTCATATGCCGATTTCATCACCCTGCTCTTTGCCTTTTTTGTGGTGATGTATGCCAGCTCAAGCATTAACGAAAAGAAGTATGACGCTTTATCCAATTCCCTGATTTCTGCCTTTGCTCCAATACAAACTACAGAGGGTGACAGCAAGCTTGATGCCAAAATCAAACCTAGCGGAGACATTGCCGGCACTCAAACTGAACAAAGCCCTATTTTGATTGATCCGCTAGGCCTCATCAGACTGAAACGTGATATGGCATTTCAGAAGCGCGAGAAAATGAATCGGGTTGAGAAGGATTTGACCAAGGCATTAAAACCACTGATTGAAGAGGGCAAAATTGGAGTGATGCAGACCTCTAAAGGGGTGCGCATTGACATCATTGATAGCTACTTGTTTAGTCCAGGCTCTGCCAATGTCACCAGCCCAGCAGCGCTCAATACACTCTCACAAATTGCTCCCATTTTGGCAAAAAGTGATCAAGCCATTGATATTGAGGGTCATACCGATAATCAACCCATTAATACAAAAGCCTTTAATTCCAATTGGGAACTCTCAGCCATTAGAGCAACCACTGTTTTGAATATCTTGAGTCAAAAAGGGATCAGTGAGGCTCGTTTAAGCGCAACAGGTTTTGGCTCATCAAGGCCAATCGAGTCAAATGAAACTGTGGCTGGTAAAGCGAAAAATAGAAGAGTCTCCATCTTGCTAATGAATGATTCTGGCCAGCAGCCGGGCTCCGATATTACACCCGCGAAGGTAGTCCAGCCCAACGAAAATAAAACCCAATAA
- a CDS encoding RNA polymerase sigma factor FliA: MYKADGKIDQKENLVEQYADLVKKMAYQIKAKLPANVEADDLIQAGMMGLLDAAGKYQDNQGAQFKTYATSRIHGAIMDELRNADWLPRNIRKQMRDVEKAIASLQQSLGRAPSESEVAKKLKVNIDDYFQILTDCSGHQLIYFEDVHKNEEEDHFLDRFIQNNSSDVINGLLSKDFKEALKQSIEDLPEREKLLMGLYYEQELNLKEIGAVMSVTESRVSQMHSQAVARIRATLKERLWTGPA, translated from the coding sequence ATGTACAAGGCCGACGGAAAAATAGACCAAAAAGAGAACCTCGTTGAGCAATATGCTGACTTGGTGAAGAAGATGGCCTATCAAATTAAGGCTAAGTTGCCGGCCAACGTAGAAGCTGATGACTTAATCCAGGCTGGCATGATGGGTCTGTTAGACGCGGCCGGTAAGTACCAAGATAATCAAGGCGCACAGTTTAAAACCTACGCTACTTCGCGCATTCATGGCGCCATCATGGATGAACTGCGTAATGCAGACTGGTTGCCACGCAATATTCGCAAACAAATGCGTGATGTCGAAAAAGCCATTGCCAGTTTGCAACAAAGCTTGGGAAGAGCCCCTAGTGAAAGCGAAGTGGCTAAAAAACTCAAGGTCAATATTGATGACTATTTTCAGATCTTGACTGACTGTAGTGGACATCAGCTCATCTATTTTGAAGATGTTCATAAGAATGAAGAAGAAGATCACTTCTTGGATCGCTTTATTCAGAACAATAGTAGCGATGTCATCAATGGCTTGCTCTCCAAAGACTTTAAAGAGGCGCTCAAACAGTCAATTGAAGATTTGCCAGAGAGAGAGAAATTGCTGATGGGCTTGTATTACGAGCAAGAGCTCAACCTAAAAGAAATTGGCGCCGTGATGAGCGTCACCGAATCCCGTGTTTCCCAAATGCATAGCCAAGCAGTCGCTCGGATACGCGCAACCTTAAAAGAGAGATTATGGACTGGGCCAGCCTAG
- a CDS encoding flagellar motor protein has product MDWASLGGIALALIGILIGQSIDGGRIGSLLQPSAFFIVTFGTFGAVLLQSRPLNFRSGIAKLKYVFVEPLDQRTALAMEISHWSIVVRKEGVLKLESFMVETADPFVKKILRLVIDGAPPQTIKEIGANDIYQYELNERNAIKIWDSAGGYAPTIGILAAVMGLIHVMENLSDPTLLGSGIAIAFVSTIYGVGLANLVFIPIANKLKTLLQLEVSKYEMLVESLASIAYGEHTKVIEDRLSGYLL; this is encoded by the coding sequence ATGGACTGGGCCAGCCTAGGCGGTATTGCACTTGCACTGATTGGAATTTTGATTGGTCAATCCATTGATGGTGGCAGAATTGGATCCCTCCTTCAGCCCTCCGCTTTTTTTATTGTCACCTTTGGCACCTTTGGGGCGGTCTTATTGCAAAGTCGCCCACTGAATTTTCGTAGCGGTATTGCCAAACTCAAATATGTCTTTGTTGAACCCCTTGATCAGCGCACCGCTTTGGCAATGGAAATCTCTCACTGGAGCATCGTTGTCAGAAAAGAAGGTGTTTTAAAGTTAGAAAGTTTTATGGTGGAAACGGCAGATCCTTTTGTGAAAAAAATTCTCCGCTTAGTCATTGATGGTGCGCCACCGCAAACCATTAAAGAAATTGGCGCCAATGATATTTATCAATACGAACTGAATGAGCGTAACGCTATTAAGATCTGGGACTCTGCCGGGGGTTATGCACCCACGATTGGTATTTTGGCAGCCGTAATGGGCCTGATCCATGTGATGGAAAATCTTTCTGACCCAACATTACTGGGCAGCGGTATTGCCATTGCTTTTGTTTCAACAATTTATGGTGTGGGCTTAGCTAATCTCGTTTTTATTCCGATTGCCAATAAACTCAAAACTCTATTACAACTCGAGGTTTCTAAATACGAGATGCTGGTTGAGTCTTTAGCATCAATTGCCTATGGTGAGCACACCAAGGTAATAGAGGATCGTTTGTCTGGATACCTCCTTTAA
- the flhB gene encoding flagellar biosynthesis protein FlhB produces the protein MAEESDLEKSEQASGQRLEKARAEGDIPRSKELATCVLLFTAGLSIWGLGSHLGAALKDMLSTGLTFDSKLAFNTDTSLVRLSDQSIDLMIAFAPLGFALLIAALAAPILVGGWNFNTNALVPNFERMDPIKGLGNLFSKNSLVELVKSIAKTILIGAVAYFVISADFAQLITLSLVPVEVALAKTGLFLIKSFIFIAGALIAIALVDVPYQLYRYAENHKMSRQELKQESKEGNGSPEIKAKLRQQQREMSRRRMMSNVQNADVVITNPTHYSVAIQYKEGDMRAPVLLAKGTDTLALRIRELAKEKEILVLESPKLARAIYANTELDSEIPESLYLAVAEILAFVFQVKNFNGRSGAYPAQPHNIFVPDELDPLSSTKQLELAS, from the coding sequence GTGGCAGAAGAAAGCGATTTAGAAAAGTCAGAACAGGCCTCGGGGCAGCGCTTAGAGAAAGCGCGCGCAGAGGGCGATATTCCTCGCTCGAAGGAACTGGCAACTTGCGTCTTACTTTTCACTGCTGGCTTATCTATTTGGGGCCTTGGCAGTCACCTTGGTGCGGCTCTCAAGGATATGTTAAGTACTGGTCTAACTTTCGATAGTAAATTAGCTTTTAATACCGATACTTCCCTAGTTCGCTTATCAGATCAAAGTATTGACCTGATGATCGCGTTTGCTCCACTTGGGTTTGCATTGTTAATTGCGGCATTAGCTGCACCCATTCTGGTAGGTGGCTGGAACTTCAATACCAATGCCTTGGTACCCAATTTTGAGCGAATGGATCCGATTAAAGGGCTTGGTAACCTCTTCTCAAAAAACTCTTTGGTTGAGCTCGTTAAATCAATCGCTAAAACTATCTTAATTGGCGCAGTGGCTTACTTTGTAATTTCAGCGGACTTTGCCCAACTGATTACTCTCTCGCTCGTACCCGTAGAGGTAGCACTAGCCAAGACTGGTTTATTTTTAATCAAATCATTTATTTTTATTGCAGGTGCTTTAATTGCCATTGCTCTAGTCGATGTACCTTATCAACTCTATCGTTATGCTGAAAATCACAAGATGAGTCGGCAAGAACTCAAGCAAGAATCGAAAGAGGGTAATGGTAGCCCTGAAATTAAAGCAAAACTACGTCAGCAACAGCGTGAAATGTCTCGCCGCCGCATGATGTCTAATGTTCAAAATGCGGATGTAGTTATTACCAACCCAACCCACTACTCAGTTGCCATTCAATATAAAGAAGGCGATATGCGTGCACCAGTGCTACTCGCCAAAGGTACAGATACCTTGGCATTACGTATTCGTGAGTTGGCTAAAGAGAAAGAGATTTTGGTACTCGAGTCACCAAAACTGGCTCGTGCCATTTACGCCAATACCGAGCTTGATTCAGAAATCCCAGAATCCTTATACCTAGCGGTTGCGGAAATCCTAGCATTTGTATTCCAGGTCAAAAACTTCAATGGTCGAAGCGGCGCTTACCCAGCACAACCACACAATATTTTTGTGCCAGACGAATTGGATCCCTTATCTAGCACCAAGCAACTTGAGCTTGCATCATGA